The Sneathiella limimaris region CTGTTGATGGCAAGGGAGCTCATGGTGGTTATTGCGGACCGGCAGTTAAACCTATTGCATTGAACATGGTTGCTGAAATTGCCCGGGATCCTGAATGTGAGAACATTCCTATGTCTGGCATTGGAGGCATTTCCAACTGGAGAGATGCTGCTGAATTTATTTCATTAGGGTGCGGATCTGTTCAGGTGTGCACAGCTGCAATGCATCACGGTTTCAAGATTGTTGATGATATGAAAACCGGTCTCAGCAACTGGATGGATAGCAAGGGCTATAAGTCTATCGATGATTTCCGTGGGCTCGCTTCGGGCAATGTCACCGATTGGAACCAGTTGAATATGAACTATGACGTAAAAGCGCTCATTGATCAGGATAAATGTATCAAATGCGGTCTGTGTCATATTTCTTGCGAAGATACATCTCACCAGGCGATTACAGCGAGTCGTGTTAATGGTGAGCGGCGATATGAAGTGGTGGATGAAGAATGCGTGGGTTGTAATCTGTGCTACCATGTATGCCCGGTTGAGAATTGTATTACGATGGTAGAGGTGGATAATGGCAAGCCTTACATGAACTGGAACCAGGATCCAAGAAACCCTCACTCAAAAGCAGCAGAGTAAAGCGAATAATTATGAAAAATATGGCAGTAAAGGGCGACCGTTTGTGGGACAGCCTGATGGATATGGCAAAAATTGGCGGCACAGAAAAAGGCGGCTGTTGCCGGCTTGCCCTGACGGATGTGGATAAAGAGGGGCGCGACCTCTTCGTTCAATGGTGCAAGGATGCAGGCTGTACGATTAAAATCGATAAAATGGGGAATATCTTCGCGCGTCGGGCAGGGGTGAACGATGATCTTCCGCCAGTAATGATGGGCTCTCATCTCGATACCCAACCAACGGGTGGTAAGTATGACGGGGTTTTTGGGGTGCTCGCAGGTCTTGAAGTGCTTCGAACCCTTAATGATTTCGACGTTAAAACTGAAAATCCGGTCGAGGTCGCTGTTTGGACGAATGAAGAAGGGTCCCGGTTTGCTCCGGCTATGGTGTCTTCGGGGGTTTTCGCCGGTGTTTTTGATTTGGAATACGGCCTGAGCCGTGCGGATCTTGATGGTAAGACCATGGGCGAAGAGCTTGAGCGAATTGGTTATGCCGGACCGGAAGAGGTCGGTGGACGTGAGATCAAGGCTTTCTTTGAGGCCCATATCGAGCAAGGGCCTATTTTGGAGCATGAAGAAAAAACCATTGGGGTTGTTAAAGGGGCGCAAGGTCAACGGTGGTATGAAATTACCATCACAGGGCAGGAAGCTCATGCGGGTCCAACCCCTATGGCCCGCCGGAAAGATGCGCTCGTCGCGGCCTCGAAAATTGTTCAAGAAGTTAATCGTATTGGGTTTGAAAATCAGCCTTTCGCCTGTGCAACTGTTGGCTTGATGAACGTAACACCAAATTCGCGGAACACTATTCCAGGTGAAGTTTTCTTCACTGTTGATTTCCGTCATCCAGATGATGAAATCCTCTCAAAGATGGATGAGCAGTTACGCTCTTTTTCAGAAAAGGTTGCCAGCGAAGGTGGCTACGAAATGAAATTTGAGCAAATTTGGTACTCACCACCTGTTGCTTTTGATGATGATTGCGTCAACGCCGTGCGATTTGGTGCGGAGCAGGCCGGGTATTCTCATATGGATATCATTTCTGGTGCAGGTCATGATGCTTGCTATATCAACCGTGTAGCACCCACCGGCATGATTTTTGTTCCTTGCGAAAATGGCATCAGTCATAATGAGGAAGAAGAGGCGACACCGGAAGATCTAGCAGCAGGATGTAATGTGTTGTTGCATGCTGTTGTGGAACGGGCCACAGTAGCGTAATAGTATTAAAAATAGGCAAGCGGCGAAATGACTGACAGGGTTCGCCGCTTCCCATATGTGTAACAGGGGATTTTGCAGTGAAATGCAACAGGCTAAGCAAGCTATCGAAGATGAGGTGGCTATGAGCGGTATGGGAAAACCGGTCATAGAGATCGAAAAACTAAATCTGATCTTTCAAACACCGGACGCTCCGGTTCATGCGTTATCAGACGTGGATCTGACAATAAATTCAGGTGATTTCGTTTCCTTTATCGGACCCTCTGGGTGCGGTAAAACCACTTTGATGCGGGTTATTGCCGATCTTGAGACACCAACGAATGGCCATATTTCGGTCAATGGGATGTCTCCGAAGCAGGCACGTGAAAAACGCGCCTATGGCTATGTATTTCAGGCGCCAGCACTTTATCCGTGGCGGACCGTCCAAAAGAATATAATGCTGCCCCTTGAAATCATGGGAATTTCCAAGGAAGAGCAACTTGCTAGGGCCAAGAAAAACCTGTCTCTGGTAAATTTGGAAGGTTTTGAAAAGAAGTTTCCGTGGCAGCTTTCTGGCGGAATGCAACAGAGGGTTTCGATTGCCCGGGCGCTTTCCGTAGAGCCGGATCTCTTGCTGATGGATGAGCCTTTTGGTGCTCTTGATGAAATCACACGAGATCACTTAAACGAGCAGCTATTGCGGCTTTGGGACCAGACAGGGAAAACAGTTATTTTTGTGACCCACTCCATCCCGGAATCTGTATTCTTGTCTTCAAAAATTGTTGTGATGTCACCTCGGCCTGGCAAGATCATTGATATAATCGATTGTAATCTGCCCCGGAACCGGACCCTTGATATCCGGGAGACGCCGGAATTTTTGGAAATAGCCCACCGGGTGCGTGAAGGACTGAGGGCAGGGCATTCCTACGATGACTGATGCCGCTATTTCATCTTCGTCTTCGAAAGGTAGTCTTTGGGGTCGATTGTATCACGGGAAAACCCTTCCGATCCTCACAGTTGTGATTGCGATCCTTGTGGCTTGGTATGCTGGTGCCGTTTATCTAAATTCAGATACATTGATTTCAAAGTATGAACGGGCCAAAGTCGAGTGGGATATGGAAAAATTGGCAAAGGATGCCTGGGCAATGGAGCGCCCCATTTTGCCAGCCCCACATCAGATTGTTGAGGAACTGAATAAAACGGTTCTGCAAAAGAAAATCACCTCCAAGCGGAGCCTCGTCTATCACGCTTGGGTGACGACTTCCGCCACTTTGTTGGGCTTTGCTTTTGGTGGTCTGCTCGGAATATTATTGGCTGTAGGTATCGTGCATGTTCAAACATTGGACCGCAGTTTGATGCCTTGGGTTATTGCTTCGCAAACCATTCCTATTCTGGCGATTGCGCCGATGATCATTGTTGTACTTGGAAATGTGGGGCTCACGGGAACAATCCCTAAAGCGATCATTTCGATGTATCTATGTTTCTTTCCAATTACCATTGGTATGGTGAAAGGGCTCCGTTCTCCTGATGTTTTGCAAATGGATTTGATGCGGACTTACAGTGCTTCCACCTCTCAAATTTTCTGGAAACTGCGTTTACCTGCATCCATTCCGTTTTTATTCGCTAGTCTCAAAGTCTCAATTGCTATCAGTCTTGTAGGTGCCATCGTGGGTGAATTGCCGACCGGTGCTGTAGCTGGATTGGGCGCTCGCCTTTTGAGTGGCTCATATTATGGTCAAACTATTCAAATTTGGTCGGCTTTGGTAATGGCTTCTGTATTGGGAATGCTTCTGGTGTACCTTGTCTCAATCATTGAGAAGTTTGTGACCCAAAAAATGGGGGCGCAGGTATGATGGATTTCAAGTCATTGGATAAACCGCTCCTTGCGTTTGTGGCGCTCGCTGTTATTTCGCTCGTTTTGCCAGTTGGGCAAATGGAGCAGGGCGGCGTATACTGGTTTGCATCGCTACCGAGTTTAGCCTTGGCTGGTTTAGCAATTCTCGTCTCGATTATTCGCCTGGTTACCTTGTCCGAAAACGTAACGATGACATTTTTGATCGTTATTGGAACATTTGCAGGTGCAGCCGCTGTTCTCATTAACATTACAGCAGAGCTTGACAATGGAGTGAATGCTACTGGCCTATGGCTGTTTGTTATTGCTCTTGGGTTCCTGTCCTGGAGAGCAATGGAAATGACCTCTGCGTTGGCGTCAGCAAATAAAGCAATGAAGTTGTTGGTACCAACATTTTTCGGACTTTGGGTTCTTTTCCTTTGGCAGGTTATTACAACAGGGTTTGAAATTCCTTCTGTCTTACTGCCGAGCCCCGCAATGATTGGGGGGGCAATTGCAGGTAATACGGATACGCTGGCGGCTGATTTTTATCAAACCTTCGTTAAATCGGTGTTGAGTGGATTTGCCTTTGGTTGTGGGAGTGGATTTATCGTGGCGATCCTTGTAGATCGGATCCCATTCTTGCAACGCGGACTTTTGCCTCTTGGATCACTGGTTAGCGCTATACCAATTGTGGGTATCGCACCAATCATGGTCATGTGGTTTGGATTTGACTGGCAATCAAAAGCCGCGGTGATCGTTGTGATGACGTTCTTTCCTATGCTCGTCAATACTCTGGCAGGGCTTGAGGCCACAGGGCGTTTGGAAAAGGATCTCATGCGATCTTATGCCGCAAACTACGTGCAAACCATGCTCTTTGTGAGACTGCCCAATGCGTTGCCATTTATTTTCAACGCACTGAAAATCAACTCAACATTGGCGCTCATTGGGGCCATTGTCGCTGAATTCTTTGGAACGCCAATTGTTGGTATGGGCTTTCGGATTTCGACCGAAGTCGGTCGCATGAACGTGGATGTTGTCTGGGCAACAATTGCAGTTGCAGCACTTGCCGGGTCCATATCCTATGGAATTCTAGCTCTACTTGAGCGGACATTTACCTTTTGGCATCCATCTTACAGAAGTTCCAGGAATTAATAAAAATTTGTTTAGTAAAGGGTGAAAACAAGTAAGGGAAGAAGCATAATAAATTCATAAGTCTTGAACAGGAGAGGAGTTCAAACATGAAAAAAATTGGCTTAATTGCGTCAGCAGCACTGCTTAGTCTTACCGCCATTTCGGCGCAGGCGGCAGACAAACTGACATTGCAACTGAAATGGGTTACACAGGCTCAGTTCGCAGGTTACTATGTCGCGAAAGATAAAGGCTTTTATGACGAAGTCGGCTTGGACGTGACAATTAAACCAGGTGGACCAGATGTGGCGCCTGCGCAGGTTCTGGCAGGTGGCGGAGCAGATGTAATCATCGACTGGATGCCTTCAGCATTGGCAACTCGGGAAAAAGGGGTCCCGCTTGTCAATATTTCGCAGGTCTTTTCAAAATCTGGAATGATGCTGACATGCCGTAAAGATATGGGCGTTTCCAGTCCATCAGACTTCAAAGGCAAAACATTGGGTGTCTGGTTCTATGGTAACGAATATCCGTTCCTGTCCTGGATGGATAAATTGAACCTGAAATTTGAAGGCTCAGGAGCGGACATTAAAGTTCTGAAGCAAGGCTTTAATGTGGATCCACTTCTCCAGAAGCAGGCTGCTTGCGTGTCTACTATGACTTACAATGAATATTGGCAGGTTATTGATGCAGGTCTGACACCTGAAGAGCTCTCTGTCTTTAAATACGAAGACCAAGGCGTTGCAACACTTGAAGATGGTCTTTATGTCCTGGAAGAAAGCCTTGAAGACGACGCTATGAAAGATAAGTTGGCGCGTTTCCTGAAAGCTTCTTTGAAAGGCTGGAAATATGCAGTTGATAACAACGATGAAGCTGCAGACATTGTCCTTGAAAATGATGCAACCGGTGCCCAGACTGAAAAACACCAGCGTCGGATGATGGGTGAAATCGCCAAGCTGATTGGGAGTACTGAAGCAATCGGAAAACTTGATGAAGCTGCCTATCAGCGGACAGTTGATACACTGCTTGCAAGTAATTCTACACCAGTGATTTCTGCAGCTCCAGAAGGAGCTTATACTCAGGAAATCTGGGAAAAAGCAATGGGGATGTAAGCTCCAATAATGCTTAGCTTAAAGCAAGTGAAAAGGTTGCCTCTGGCAACCTTTTCTTTTTTTATTTGTACTCAAATTATTTATTTTAGTATACTGTAATAGATGTACTATGTGGTGGTAGCTAACGTTGAAGAATTTTTTTCGCATCTTGGTTGTTTTCGCGTGCTTCGGATTGTATTCACCAAATACAATCGCTGTTGCTGAAACTTTAGAATTTGGTTCAATCGCTAGCAGCTCACTGCAACCTAAGACTTTTCCACTCATTCAAAAAGTTTACGGGAAGTTGAATATTCCCATTAAGATTTTACCCTTGCCGGGTCGACGGTCGCTGGAGATGAGCGATGCAGGACAATTGGATGGCGAAGTTTTTCGAATAGCACATATTGAGCAACAATATAAAAATTTGATTAGGGTTCCGACGCCCATATTAGTTCTACGCGGGTTCGCTTATACTTTGGACGGCACTGTTGTTAATTCTGAAGGAGATCTAGCGCCTTCAATGAGGATTGGAATTCAACGGGGTGTGGTTTGGTCTGAAGCAATGGTAGAGGGTAGAAAAGGTGTCGTCAGAGCGGATGAACTCATACATCTCGTACACAGGCTGCATGAAGGTGCAATTGACGTTGTTCTGAGTGCTGATACGTATTTTGAAATTGAATACCAGAAACAAGAATTAGCAGGTTCGTTGACACGCGGGAAACCGGTTATTGAAACGCCAGTTTATCATTACTTACACAAGAAGCATGAAAACCTTGTCAGTAAAGTTGATGCAACGATTAAAGATATTCTTTCAGAAAGTGATCAACAGACTATCAATAGCCAATAAAAAACCCCGGTTTCCCGGGGTTTTGTTGTTTAACGTTTGACGCTCCTCGGAGCTTTGATCTTCCGCTGCTTTGCGAGTGCATCGAAATATGGATTAAAGGTTGGTCGCTTGATGTACCGACCAGCACCTTTCACCACATTAAGCTGCCCGTCCTTAAAGACAACATTACCCTGACTGATGGTGTGGCTTGGGCTACCTTTGACTTCCATGCCTTCAAAAATATTGAAGTCAATATTTTGATGATGAGTCTCAACAGAGATTGTCCGTGTCATTTCAGGATCCCATACGACGATATCTGCATCCGCACCCACACTGATGGAGCCTTTACGAGGATGGATGTTAAAGATCTGGGCCGCATTTGTAGAAGTTACCTTAACAAACTCATTCATTGTCAGTTTGCCTGTATTCACCCCATGGTGCCAAAGTACAGCCATCCGATCTTCAACTCCGGAAGTTCCGTTCGGAATTAGCGTGAAATCGTCTTTACCAGCAGCTTTTTGAGGTGCACAGAAACAGCAATGGTCTGTTGCTGTCGTTTGCAGGTTTCCAGCTTGTAAACCGGCCCATAGAGCCCGTTGATGATCTTTCGGACGGAAAGGAGGGCTCATCACGTGAGCTGCTGCGTATTCAAAATCCTGATTGTAATAGACGCTGTCATCAATGAGCAGGTGACCGGCAAGAACCTCACCAAATACCCTTTGTCCTTCTAGGCGGGCGCGAGTAATCGCTTCAAGAGACTCTTTACAGGAGACATGCACAATATAGACAGGTGTATTTAAAACCTGGGCCGTGCGAATGGCTCTGTTTGCTGCTTCTCCTTCAACTTCAGGCGGACGAGATTGAGGGTGGCCTTCCGGACCTGTAATTCCCTTCTTCAGCATTTCCTGTTGAAGGTAATAAACCATTTCGCCGTTTTCGGCATGAACGGTTGCCATCGCGCCCAGTTCCTGGCAGCGATTAAAACTTGCCAGCATCATTTCGTCTGAAACCATGATCGCGTTTTTATAGGCCATGAAATGCTTGAAGGAGTTAATTCCTTCTTCTGTTGCGAGCTTACCCATATCTTCATGAACACTGTCATCCCACCAGGTTATGGCGACATGGAAGCTGTAATCGGCAACAGATTTCTCAGCCCAGCCCCGCCATTTCTGGTAGGCCTCCATTAGTGGCTCTTCCGGATCCGGGATTACGAAATCAATAATTTGAGTGGTTCCGCCCGCTAATGCGGCAGCCGTGCCTGTATAGAAATCCTCAGATGCGACTGTTCCCATGAATGGAAGCTGCATATGTGTATGGGGATCAATGCCACCAGGCATTACATATTGTCCGCCTGCATCGACAACTTCTGCGCTCGACGGTACTTCAAGATTTTCACCAATGGCTTTAATCACGCCGTCTTCGCAATAAACGTCGGCACGAAACGTTGTTTCTGAAGTGACGACTGTACCGCCACGTATCAAGGTTGACATTCCCATCTCCTGTTAGCTTGAACTCAAACCCTTATTGTAAAATTATGGTTTTCCTCACTTACCCTTAGCCTATTTTAACTTTCCCTTTTGCAAAAGGATAGTTAAAATCCTGACCATATGGTCAAAAATATTTTTTTATCTGGCAGGAGGTAATGAATGGCAAATGTAAAAGCCGGTTTGATACAACTTGGGCTTAAGGGGAACACTGATATGTCTCCGAAAGAAATCAGTGATCTGATGATTGAAGCCCACATTCCCTACATTGAAAAGGCTGGAGAGCAGGGTGTTCAGGTTCTAAGCTTCCAGGAAGTTTTCAATCAACCCTATTTTTGCCCTTCACAGGATGCCAAGTGGTATGCTGCTGCTGAAAAAATTCCAGATGGACCAACAGTTAATCTGATGAAGGAATATGCCCGAAAATACAACATGGTGATCGTCGTTCCCATGTATGAGGAAGAAAAAACAGGCATTTATTACAACACTGCAGCGGTTATTGATGCAGACGGGACCTATTTAGGGAAATACCGGAAAACACATATCCCTCAGGTGGCAGGTTTTTGGGAGAAATTCTTTTTCCGTCCTGGTAACTCAGGTTGGCCAGTGTTTGAAACGGCCTATTGCAAGCTCGGTGTTTACATTTGCTATGATCGTCACTTTCCAGAAGGTTGGCGGGCGCTCGCATTGAATGGCGCAGAATATATTGTAAATCCATCCGCTACTGTAAAAGGTGTCAGCCAATATCTATGGGAGTTGGAGCAACCAGCATCTGCCGTGGCCAACGGTGTATATATCGGGGCAAATAATCGCGTCGGAACCGAGGCACCATGGAATATTGGCGAGTTTTATGGCTCTTCCTATGTGGTTAACCCGCGCGGTGAAATCATAGCGCAAGCTTCCGAAGATCAGGATGAACTGATTGTTGCTGATATGGACATGGATATGATCCGGGAAATTCGGAACAACTGGCAATTCTTTAGGGATCGTAGACCGGAAACCTATGGGGATCTTGCTGATGGTGGTGTTAGCTAGATATGAAAAGGGGCCCAAACGGGCCCTTTTTTAGTAGAGGGTTGACCGTTGTCTTTCCGGGAGTGTGCTGTCATAAGCATCACCATCAAAGTCCGACTTAGCTGCTTTCATCATTTTCCCGGCCGTCGGAACCTGTGACTTTTCAAATTGGGCGTCAGGATTCCACAAGTCTGACCGAATGAGTGCGCGTGCACACTGAAAGTAGACAGCTTCAATTTCGATGTGAATTACGGAACGGGGAAGGGAACCTTTCAGTTCAAAAAGGTCAATTAGGTTTTGATCTGTCGTAATAACAGCCCGCCCATTAATGCGAAGCGCCTCATTAATGCCGGGGATAAGGAACAACAACCCGACTTGGGGATCCTTGATGATATTCTTCAGACTATCCAGTCGATTGTTGCCTTTTCGGTCAGGGATAAGAAGAGTTCTATCGTCCAGAATTTTTAAAACTTGGCCTTCCTGGTCACCCCGAGGAGAGCAATCCAAGCCATCCACGCCCCCTGTGGCAAGCGCAAAGAAGCGGCTTTTTTCGATCCAGGCCCGATAATCATCAGTCAGGTAAATAGTTTCTTTTTCCAACGATAGCGGGTTGATGTCGCCATATAGCTTTTGCAGAGCATCGATGTCAGTGATGAGGTTTTCAGGCATGTTGGGCAGGTCCATTCAGGATGTTGGTTGCCCAACAATAATCCTGACATGCTCGTTATTCAACCTAAACTGTGTGAATGATAATTGACACTTTTCAAGTGTTTGGATCGATTTTACGCTCACGATAAAGGATATAAAGACCGCTGCAGACGATTATCACAGCGCCGAGAATTGTAAACTCATCTGGCAGGTCTCCAAATGCGAAATATCCAATAATTGCAGCAGAAATCAATTGTGTATATGAGAAGGGGGCAACGGTCGACGCCGCAGTGTAATTAAAAGCCAGAATAATAATGAAGTGGCTAACACCGCCTATCAAACCAATAACAATTAGCATCCCCCATCCAAAAAGATCCGGTTGAACCCAGAAGAAAGGCGCTATGCAGCTCATGACAATTGTCCCAACGAGGGCTGTATAGAAGATTGTCGTGTAGGAACTATCAACTCCGGCGAGCTTACGGGTCGCAATTTGATAGGAGGCATAAAAAACGGACATGCAAACAACCAGGAACATAGCTGGGTGAACCACGCCAAGTCCTGGCCTTAGAATAATCAAGGCGCCGCAGAACCCAATCAAGACGGCTGTCCAGCGGCGAAAACTGACTTTTTCGCCTAAGAGGAGGACAGAGAGAACAGTAACGAAAAGAGGCGAGGTACTGGCCATTGCACCCGCATCCGCAAGCGGAACAAATTTTAGCGCGGTGAAGAAACACATGGTGGCTCCAAGCAAAAGCATGGAGCGGAATATCTGAAGCTTTGGCTTTGCCGTTTTGACGAGCTTCATTCGCAATTTTGGGGCCAATACCAAGGTCATTAGAACCATGTGGAAAAAATATCGGGCCCAGACAACTTGCAATGGCTCATAAGTCTGGTTGGCATATTTGACGATCGAATCCATGATCACGAACATGGTGATCGCTGTGCAGTAAAGGAGAATACCTTTGTAGGATTGTGGGATAATTTTAGTGACTTGCTCAGCCGTCATGAGGATCCGTTTCCGCCGCGATTTAATGGTTTTATTGGTTAGCAGCTTAAAAACGATCCACTGAATAGGCCGTAATGTCAAGTTGCGGTTGTTTGTTTCCAATCAGGTCAGAAAGAAGTTTTGCTGAGCCTGAACTGAGTGTCCAACCCAAATGACCATGTCCGGTATTGAGGAATAAATTGCTGTATTGGGTTTTGCCTATGAGAGGGACACAGTCAGGGGTCATGGGTCGAAGACCACACCAGCGTTCAGCCGCATCAAAATCACCAGCATTTGGAAATAGGCTTCGAACAGCATCCAAGACCATATTTTCCCGAGTTTGATTGGGCTCGGTTGTATAACCATTGATCTCAGCGGTTCCAGCTGCCCGCAAATGAGAACCAAGCCGACTGATAACCACGTGATTTTCCATATCTGTGATACTGGTCCAGGGTGCTGTGTTGGATTGGGCGATAGGAATACTGACGGAATACCCTTTTACTGGATATATTGGGAGTTTCAGGCCAACAGATTTAGCGAGCAGGGGGCTGAATGAGCCGGCACAAAGAACATATGCATCAAAATGTCTACGGTCCTTTCCGGCATAGAGCGAATTTATAGAGGCTCCTTTAGCGTCCATTCCTGTAATTGCTTGCCCCATTTCAAATGTGACACCCATTTTACGGCAAACGCTTTCGAGTTGAACAACGAATTCGTGGGCGTTTCCACTTTCATCCATTTTGGAATATGTTCCGCCAAGGATGTTGAGATTTGACGTTTCGATGGCGGGTTCAATTTTTTCGCATGCAGTGCGGTCTAATAACTCTTGTACAAATCCATTTTGCTGTAGCCATTTTTGTTGTCTTTGAGCTTCTTTAGCAGCTTTGCTGGTTGAAAAAAGCTTCAGAATGCCGCGGGTTTCTCTTTGATAAGATAGATTTTCGTCTTCAACGGTCTTAACCAGAACTTCTTTACCAAAAATTCCCAGCTTCAGGTTTTTAAGTGCATTTTTGTAAAACGGTCCTGATCGCGCATTAATAAGAAATCGTATCGCCCAACTCCAAAGGTAAGGATCTGTTTGTAGCTTTAAGACGAGTGGGGCATCTTGTCGTCCGAGCCATTTAAGGATTTTCATAGGAACATCAGGGCTATTCCAAGGAAAAGGCTGGCTGATTGAGATTTGACCACCGTTTGCGAAACTGGTTTCTGTTGCGACTTGGTGGTTTCGATCGAATACGGTTACTTCATGGCCGTCTTTCGCCAGATGATAAGCTGTCGTTACGCCGGAAAGGCCTGCACCGATGATGGCAATTCTCACGATGAAAATGTCCTAAGGTCTTAGAGTTTCGGAGGCAACATATAGAATGGTTTTGATAGTTCTCAATGAAAAAATTCTGCTGTGGGAGGTTCCTGTTTGCATTCGGGCTAAAAAGAACTAAAGTTTGCTCACCATGACTGAACCATTAATTTATGAACAGAATG contains the following coding sequences:
- a CDS encoding Zn-dependent hydrolase, producing the protein MKNMAVKGDRLWDSLMDMAKIGGTEKGGCCRLALTDVDKEGRDLFVQWCKDAGCTIKIDKMGNIFARRAGVNDDLPPVMMGSHLDTQPTGGKYDGVFGVLAGLEVLRTLNDFDVKTENPVEVAVWTNEEGSRFAPAMVSSGVFAGVFDLEYGLSRADLDGKTMGEELERIGYAGPEEVGGREIKAFFEAHIEQGPILEHEEKTIGVVKGAQGQRWYEITITGQEAHAGPTPMARRKDALVAASKIVQEVNRIGFENQPFACATVGLMNVTPNSRNTIPGEVFFTVDFRHPDDEILSKMDEQLRSFSEKVASEGGYEMKFEQIWYSPPVAFDDDCVNAVRFGAEQAGYSHMDIISGAGHDACYINRVAPTGMIFVPCENGISHNEEEEATPEDLAAGCNVLLHAVVERATVA
- a CDS encoding ABC transporter ATP-binding protein; the encoded protein is MSGMGKPVIEIEKLNLIFQTPDAPVHALSDVDLTINSGDFVSFIGPSGCGKTTLMRVIADLETPTNGHISVNGMSPKQAREKRAYGYVFQAPALYPWRTVQKNIMLPLEIMGISKEEQLARAKKNLSLVNLEGFEKKFPWQLSGGMQQRVSIARALSVEPDLLLMDEPFGALDEITRDHLNEQLLRLWDQTGKTVIFVTHSIPESVFLSSKIVVMSPRPGKIIDIIDCNLPRNRTLDIRETPEFLEIAHRVREGLRAGHSYDD
- a CDS encoding ABC transporter permease — its product is MTDAAISSSSSKGSLWGRLYHGKTLPILTVVIAILVAWYAGAVYLNSDTLISKYERAKVEWDMEKLAKDAWAMERPILPAPHQIVEELNKTVLQKKITSKRSLVYHAWVTTSATLLGFAFGGLLGILLAVGIVHVQTLDRSLMPWVIASQTIPILAIAPMIIVVLGNVGLTGTIPKAIISMYLCFFPITIGMVKGLRSPDVLQMDLMRTYSASTSQIFWKLRLPASIPFLFASLKVSIAISLVGAIVGELPTGAVAGLGARLLSGSYYGQTIQIWSALVMASVLGMLLVYLVSIIEKFVTQKMGAQV
- a CDS encoding ABC transporter permease, producing MMDFKSLDKPLLAFVALAVISLVLPVGQMEQGGVYWFASLPSLALAGLAILVSIIRLVTLSENVTMTFLIVIGTFAGAAAVLINITAELDNGVNATGLWLFVIALGFLSWRAMEMTSALASANKAMKLLVPTFFGLWVLFLWQVITTGFEIPSVLLPSPAMIGGAIAGNTDTLAADFYQTFVKSVLSGFAFGCGSGFIVAILVDRIPFLQRGLLPLGSLVSAIPIVGIAPIMVMWFGFDWQSKAAVIVVMTFFPMLVNTLAGLEATGRLEKDLMRSYAANYVQTMLFVRLPNALPFIFNALKINSTLALIGAIVAEFFGTPIVGMGFRISTEVGRMNVDVVWATIAVAALAGSISYGILALLERTFTFWHPSYRSSRN
- a CDS encoding ABC transporter substrate-binding protein, with the protein product MKKIGLIASAALLSLTAISAQAADKLTLQLKWVTQAQFAGYYVAKDKGFYDEVGLDVTIKPGGPDVAPAQVLAGGGADVIIDWMPSALATREKGVPLVNISQVFSKSGMMLTCRKDMGVSSPSDFKGKTLGVWFYGNEYPFLSWMDKLNLKFEGSGADIKVLKQGFNVDPLLQKQAACVSTMTYNEYWQVIDAGLTPEELSVFKYEDQGVATLEDGLYVLEESLEDDAMKDKLARFLKASLKGWKYAVDNNDEAADIVLENDATGAQTEKHQRRMMGEIAKLIGSTEAIGKLDEAAYQRTVDTLLASNSTPVISAAPEGAYTQEIWEKAMGM
- the hydA gene encoding dihydropyrimidinase; this encodes MSTLIRGGTVVTSETTFRADVYCEDGVIKAIGENLEVPSSAEVVDAGGQYVMPGGIDPHTHMQLPFMGTVASEDFYTGTAAALAGGTTQIIDFVIPDPEEPLMEAYQKWRGWAEKSVADYSFHVAITWWDDSVHEDMGKLATEEGINSFKHFMAYKNAIMVSDEMMLASFNRCQELGAMATVHAENGEMVYYLQQEMLKKGITGPEGHPQSRPPEVEGEAANRAIRTAQVLNTPVYIVHVSCKESLEAITRARLEGQRVFGEVLAGHLLIDDSVYYNQDFEYAAAHVMSPPFRPKDHQRALWAGLQAGNLQTTATDHCCFCAPQKAAGKDDFTLIPNGTSGVEDRMAVLWHHGVNTGKLTMNEFVKVTSTNAAQIFNIHPRKGSISVGADADIVVWDPEMTRTISVETHHQNIDFNIFEGMEVKGSPSHTISQGNVVFKDGQLNVVKGAGRYIKRPTFNPYFDALAKQRKIKAPRSVKR
- a CDS encoding nitrilase-related carbon-nitrogen hydrolase, producing the protein MANVKAGLIQLGLKGNTDMSPKEISDLMIEAHIPYIEKAGEQGVQVLSFQEVFNQPYFCPSQDAKWYAAAEKIPDGPTVNLMKEYARKYNMVIVVPMYEEEKTGIYYNTAAVIDADGTYLGKYRKTHIPQVAGFWEKFFFRPGNSGWPVFETAYCKLGVYICYDRHFPEGWRALALNGAEYIVNPSATVKGVSQYLWELEQPASAVANGVYIGANNRVGTEAPWNIGEFYGSSYVVNPRGEIIAQASEDQDELIVADMDMDMIREIRNNWQFFRDRRPETYGDLADGGVS
- a CDS encoding pyridoxamine 5'-phosphate oxidase family protein — protein: MPNMPENLITDIDALQKLYGDINPLSLEKETIYLTDDYRAWIEKSRFFALATGGVDGLDCSPRGDQEGQVLKILDDRTLLIPDRKGNNRLDSLKNIIKDPQVGLLFLIPGINEALRINGRAVITTDQNLIDLFELKGSLPRSVIHIEIEAVYFQCARALIRSDLWNPDAQFEKSQVPTAGKMMKAAKSDFDGDAYDSTLPERQRSTLY
- a CDS encoding DMT family transporter; its protein translation is MTAEQVTKIIPQSYKGILLYCTAITMFVIMDSIVKYANQTYEPLQVVWARYFFHMVLMTLVLAPKLRMKLVKTAKPKLQIFRSMLLLGATMCFFTALKFVPLADAGAMASTSPLFVTVLSVLLLGEKVSFRRWTAVLIGFCGALIILRPGLGVVHPAMFLVVCMSVFYASYQIATRKLAGVDSSYTTIFYTALVGTIVMSCIAPFFWVQPDLFGWGMLIVIGLIGGVSHFIIILAFNYTAASTVAPFSYTQLISAAIIGYFAFGDLPDEFTILGAVIIVCSGLYILYRERKIDPNT